The DNA window GGCATTATAAAATGAGGAAATATCTTTTGCGCAGTTATACTCTTTCTTATTTGTCCTCTGCCCGTAATCAACATGAATAACGTAAATATTATACCCATCTTTTTTTGCTATTGCAGCGCAAACAGCAGAATCCATTCCTCCACTAAGCAATACAACAGCAGTTTTCATGTTTCTATGACCCCCTCAGCAAAAACATCATGTCTGTGTATTGATTCATAGCTTAAGCATTCTGCGTGTATTTTTGATTTATTAAATTTAGAAGAGGCGAGAGATAACATATTTCTGCAAACATCCTCGACGAAAAGTGGGTTTGTATGCATTTTATCTACAACAAATGACTCATCCTCAGTTTTTAATAAAGTAAAGACTCTTGCCGAAAATGAATTTTCAACAGTTTCAATCATCTCTTCAAGGTCAATATCATTGTCAAAATCTGTTTCAATCTTTAAATTTCCAACAGCTCTTTGTATATGTGTTCCCTTCTTATTAACGGCCAACGCATGGGGACACGCAGTATTTCCTACAACACTGGCTTCTAATATTTTTATCCATGTGCCATTGTTATTTTTTAGTCTTACTTTGACATCGTGTATCTCAATTGTATCTTTCTTACTTACAGGTGTTTTTTCATAAATGGGTATTTCAGATTCAAATTCAATTTCAGCACTTACATAACTGTGTTTAACCTTCAATTTTTCAAGTATGTGCTTCCCTATTTGTTCAAGGGATTTGTGATTATCTCTCACTTCATCTTCTAAGATCTCTGTAATACTCTCGATGAATCTACTCATATGAACTCCTTTTTTGTCCTGATCTAGATCCATAAAAATATTGATCTTTGGTATATGGCGAAATTCTTTGTTATTTCTGTCTATCTTGATAAGAGTTTTTAGATTTTTAATTCCAACTCTTTCAAGCTTTAGTTGATGTTTTGGCGACTCATCTTGAGTATTAATCATTTGATATCCCCCAATTTATGTATCTGAAGCACTACTCTGATATTATTGTGATTTATCGGATTTGTAAGATACATTTCACATAACTCTTTATAATTAAGTTTGCCCCAACAAGGTTGGATAATAAGAGGAACGTTAAAAGAGTTTTCCTCAATAAATTTCTTTAAAAAATCATAATCAATTCTATCGGCGATTACGGCCTTCATCTGGCCATTTCTTTTTTTTATAGCATTTACAATCTTTTTGAAAATATCTAAATCATTTGTTTCGTTATTGCTGCTTGGAGTCTTAATATCAACACTTATGAAATCAGTTTTCAATAAAACGTCATCATAGAATGAACCGTTTGTTTCAATACCTAGGTAGTAATTTTTTTTGTGAAGTTTATCAACAATTTCTCCTATATCTTGGAGCAAAGGTTCCCCCCCAGTAATTAGAACAGAATTAATATGATTGTTTAATTTATCAATTTCTTCTATTATTTCTTCAGTACTTTTTTCAACTGCATTATAGTTGGCATATTTAGTATCACACCAACTGCAGTCGAGATTGCATCCAGAGAGTCTTAAAAATATAGTAGGCTTGCCAATTTCTAATCCCTCTCCGTTGAATGAGACAAATATCTCAGAAACTAAGAGATTTTTCATTGGAAGACCTCTACGTAAGAGCCTTCACCTTCATATAGTCTTATAGAAAAAAGCTTAACTTTAGTTTTTTCAAATTCCTTTTCAAGTTTTAAGAAAATATCCTTTGCCATATTCTCTACTGTTGGTTGGGTGTATAAATCATTCAAAAAACAATGATCCATCTTACTTACTATTTTTTCAGTGACTATTTTCTTTAAATCGAAAAGATCCATGACCATCCCAGTTTTATCTGGAGTACCTTCCACTGTAACGATCAATTTGTACGTGTGACCATGAAGATTAGCACATGCACCGTCATAATCGACTAATTTGTGCGCTGCATCAAATTTGAATGTTTTACTTAATCTAAATTTCATGATAATCACATATAGAAGGCTATACAATAAGAGACTAAGATTAATTTATAATGATTTCTCTTTAATTTGATTATAACTCAGCATTTACTTGCCTTCAACCCTTTTTCCACTTCTTTGTATATCTTCTTTAGTATTTCAGTTCTATTGTCTGAATTCAATATGCTTCTGCCAACAACAATAACTGATGAGCCATTGACAATTGCTTCTTCTGGAGTGCATGTCCTTTTTTGATCAGAAACTTTATCGTCTCTTAATCTTACTCCAGGAGTTACATAGATCATTTCTTTATCAAGATGTGACCTAATAATATTAATATCGTTGGGGGAGCAAACTAGTCCGTCACACCCATTTTCTGATGCCATTTTTGCATATTGCACTAAGGCGGAATCAAGAG is part of the Methanofastidiosum sp. genome and encodes:
- the queD gene encoding 6-carboxytetrahydropterin synthase QueD, with product MKFRLSKTFKFDAAHKLVDYDGACANLHGHTYKLIVTVEGTPDKTGMVMDLFDLKKIVTEKIVSKMDHCFLNDLYTQPTVENMAKDIFLKLEKEFEKTKVKLFSIRLYEGEGSYVEVFQ
- a CDS encoding 7-carboxy-7-deazaguanine synthase QueE, which translates into the protein MKNLLVSEIFVSFNGEGLEIGKPTIFLRLSGCNLDCSWCDTKYANYNAVEKSTEEIIEEIDKLNNHINSVLITGGEPLLQDIGEIVDKLHKKNYYLGIETNGSFYDDVLLKTDFISVDIKTPSSNNETNDLDIFKKIVNAIKKRNGQMKAVIADRIDYDFLKKFIEENSFNVPLIIQPCWGKLNYKELCEMYLTNPINHNNIRVVLQIHKLGDIK
- a CDS encoding GTP cyclohydrolase, FolE2/MptA family; the encoded protein is MINTQDESPKHQLKLERVGIKNLKTLIKIDRNNKEFRHIPKINIFMDLDQDKKGVHMSRFIESITEILEDEVRDNHKSLEQIGKHILEKLKVKHSYVSAEIEFESEIPIYEKTPVSKKDTIEIHDVKVRLKNNNGTWIKILEASVVGNTACPHALAVNKKGTHIQRAVGNLKIETDFDNDIDLEEMIETVENSFSARVFTLLKTEDESFVVDKMHTNPLFVEDVCRNMLSLASSKFNKSKIHAECLSYESIHRHDVFAEGVIET